Part of the Candidatus Zixiibacteriota bacterium genome is shown below.
GGTGTGCGCCATGATCAAGGTTAACGCCGCGGTCATCAGGAAGCTGCCGAGATAGATCATGGACGTCTTCTCGCCGACAATCAGCAGCATCTTGTAAGCCATTCGTTTGGTGAGCCCCGATCTGGTGAAGGCCATACCGATCACCACCGAACCAACAATGAACCACACGGACGGATCCATGAAGTCAGTGAATGCGGTTTTGGCGGGGCGAATGAGAAACAGGGCCTGGACGACGCCGATAGCAATCGATGTCACACCAATAGGCACGACCTCAAACACCCACCAGATGGCCGCGAGAAAGAACAGCCCGAGCGCAGCCTTGCCTTCGCGGGTGAGCACGAAATGCTCGCCTTTGGGATCAACCGCATCGCTCCATGGAGGTGACAGGTAGATGACGGCAAAAAACAGCAGGCCAAGGACGATGAGCGAGACCCGCTTCCAATCGACCGCCCTCACGGCGCGGGCGACCCGAACTTCCTCGGGCATCGGCGGAAGTCCAGCGGGGCGGTCGGACACCGGCCGGTCTTTCTTCTTGAACGGTCTGACCATCTCTACTCCCAGCGAGAAGCGAACGAAGACTCAGTCGGGACCTGGTCTCACAGCAGTTGACCGGCAACCTCGTGGAACACATCCACGGAGCGCACCACACCCACGACTTTCTGGTCGCGCAGCACCGGCAACAGCGCAACATCGGTATTGAGCATCTTGTAGACGACTTTTGCGAGAGGATCATTCACATCGACCGTATCGCCGATCGGCTGCATGAATTCCTCCACCTGCAGTTCCGACTGCTTCTGCATCATTTCGGTCGAGGCGCCGTTCGACAGGTCGAGGAGGTTGGGATCAACGTCGATATCGAACCAGTGACGCTGACCTTCCGGTGTCGATGATCGCCTTTGCGCGAAGCGCGGCTCCAGTCCGCCGAGAATATCACGTCGTCGAAGAACCCCCACCAATTCGTATTTCTCATCAAACACCAGCAGGGCGCGGGGCAAAGACTTCCGACCGTCGTATTCGATCGTCGACAACTCGATTTCGGCAATCGCCTGGCGCAACGTAAACCAATAGGGAATATGCGGGTACTGATCCAGCGGGATCATGATGTCCCCAGCCCGTTTGGTAGCCATCCATCACTCCTCGTTCGAGTAGAACTCTGCCCGGAACCGGCGACGAACTCCGAAGTGCCTCCGCCGCCGCCGGGCGCGAACCGGTGCCGGGTCGTCCGGACGGATAGTAGATACCTACTTTGGGCAATCTTGTCAATAAACTCCGATGTCATAGCGGCCCGACAGGCTCATGCTCAGCCGAACATCACGTTTGCATATCAAACAACCCGGTTCACCGCGTTCGCTCCGCGAACGCCCAACCAATGGAAGCGCACAAGAAAGCGCGTGGACCGACGGGGGGCGATCCACGCGCTGTACGGATGCAGTCTACCGACGCTCAGTGCGTCTCGATCTGCACGGGGGCTACACGCTCGGTTAAGCCACTCACCTCACTCAACCGATTCACTCAGTGTAAATCTGGCCACCATGGCCTGCAATCCTTCGGCCTG
Proteins encoded:
- a CDS encoding CBS domain-containing protein, translating into MATKRAGDIMIPLDQYPHIPYWFTLRQAIAEIELSTIEYDGRKSLPRALLVFDEKYELVGVLRRRDILGGLEPRFAQRRSSTPEGQRHWFDIDVDPNLLDLSNGASTEMMQKQSELQVEEFMQPIGDTVDVNDPLAKVVYKMLNTDVALLPVLRDQKVVGVVRSVDVFHEVAGQLL